The Oryza glaberrima chromosome 9, OglaRS2, whole genome shotgun sequence genome includes a window with the following:
- the LOC127784958 gene encoding LOW QUALITY PROTEIN: UDP-glycosyltransferase 90A1-like (The sequence of the model RefSeq protein was modified relative to this genomic sequence to represent the inferred CDS: inserted 2 bases in 1 codon), translating to MAPAHLTSGSHGRLPHVAIFPFMAKGHTIPLIQLANYLRHHRLATVTFFTTPGNAAFVRGGLSSGDDDDDVAAVVELDFPVGAPGIPPGVESAEGLASMAAFVAFTDAVSLLRPQFEAAVAAMWPPASFIVADAFLYWVNESAAVLGVPKMSFFGISAFAQVMRELRNHHGLCAVMEPGDVDDDGYPATLAVPEFPHIRVTLEDLMATFGEPSAVRMMMELDGKLGKAIEESHGLIINXEAPYIKFWNEHVRPRAWPIGPLCLAQPASATADARPSWMEWLDEKAAAGRPVLYIALGTLAAIPEVQLKEVADGLERADVNFIWAVRPKNIDLGPGFEERIKDRGLVVREWVDQLEILQHESVRGFLSHSGWNSVLESVTAGVPLAVWPMIADQPFNARFLVDELNIAIRVSPIDRTMRGLVPSEEISKVVKELMDGEAGAEATKRVVELSALAKEAMDEGGLSWIAVKEMITELCAMKNAVHEKEEANYCKQDV from the exons atGGCTCCTGCTCATTTGACTTCGGGAAGCCATGGCCGCCTGCCTCACGTAGCTATCTTCCCGTTCATGGCGAAAGGCCACACCATCCCGCTCATCCAGCTCGCCAACTACCTGCGTCACCACCGGCTCGCCACCGTCACCTTCTTCACCACCCCGGGCAACGCCGCGTTCGTCCGTGGTGGGCTGTcgtccggcgacgacgacgacgacgtagccgccgtcgtcgagctggACTTCCCCGTCGGCGCGCCGGGCATCCCGCCGGGCGTCGAGAGCGCCGAGGGGCTCGCGTCCATGGCGGCGTTCGTCGCCTTCACCGACGCCGTGTCGCTGCTGCGGCCGCAGTTCgaggcggccgtcgccgccatgtGGCCTCCGGCGAGCTTCATCGTCGCCGACGCGTTCCTGTACTGGGTCAACGAGTCGGCGGCCGTGCTCGGCGTCCCCAAGATGTCCTTCTTCGGCATCTCGGCGTTCGCGCAGGTGATGCGTGAGCTGAGAAACCACCATGGCCTGTGCGCCGTTATGGAgcccggcgacgtcgacgacgacggataCCCGGCGACGCTCGCGGTGCCGGAGTTCCCGCACATCAGGGTCACGCTTGAGGATCTCATGGCGACGTTTGGCGAGCCGTCGGCTGTGAGGATGATGATGGAGCTCGACGGCAAGCTGGGGAAGGCCATCGAGGAGAGCCATGGCCTGATCATCAA AGAGGCTCCCTATATCAAGTTCTGGAACGAGCATGTCCGGCCCAGGGCCTGGCCCATCGGCCCGCTTTGCCTTGCGCAACCGGCATCTGCGACCGCCGATGCCCGGCCCTCTTGGATGGAGTGGCTCGACGAGAAGGCGGCTGCCGGCCGGCCTGTGCTGTACATTGCGCTTGGGACTCTCGCAGCGATCCCGGAGGTGCAACTCAAGGAAGTTGCTGATGGGTTGGAGCGGGCTGATGTGAACTTCATATGGGCTGTTAGGCCCAAAAACATTGACCTTGGGCCAGGGTTCGAGGAGCGTATCAAGGATAGAGGCCTAGTTGTAAGGGAGTGGGTGGATCAACTGGAAATTTTACAGCATGAGAGCGTACGAGGGTTTCTCAGTCATTCTGGATGGAACTCTGTGCTAGAGAGTGTCACAGCTGGTGTACCACTAGCTGTTTGGCCTATGATCGCCGATCAACCCTTCAACGCGAGATTCTTAGTCGACGAGCTGAACATTGCGATTAGGGTTTCACCGATTGATAGGACCATGCGGGGTTTAGTTCCAAGTGAGGAGATCTCAAAGGTAGTGAAGGAGCTCATGGATGGTGAGGCAGGGGCGGAGGCAACGAagagagttgtggagctgtcggCATTGGCTAAGGAAGCTATGGATGAAGGGGGACTATCATGGATAGCAGTGAAGGAGATGATAACTGAGTTGTGTGCAATGAAGAATGCTGTGCATGAGAAGGAAGAGGCAAATTATTGCAAGCAAGATGTTTAG